One genomic region from Alteromonas pelagimontana encodes:
- a CDS encoding glucokinase — protein sequence MSWQFVADVGGTNIRLARVTENGVTDIKKYICKDFASIDLAILQYFQDCPQQKFTQGCIAIACPVLGDQVAMTNHSWVFSQQALKQQLKLHELFVINDFTAVAHSLPVLSEEQVIQIGEGTAKAGGNIAVFGPGTGLGVEHITTTSSGWKTLDGEGGHIDFAPVDETDIIIWRYLQNHYGRASAEEVMSGRGIMNIYRALAEHRGVAATLTEPAQVTSQALDGSCDICEVTLTQFCRIMGSFAGNLALNMATSGGVFVGGGIANRFADFLKRSDFRARFEAKGQMKHYVKDIPTYLIAEPDHGLLGASAYLQQHTAS from the coding sequence ATGAGTTGGCAGTTTGTCGCCGATGTTGGTGGCACTAACATTCGATTGGCCAGAGTCACAGAAAACGGTGTGACTGATATAAAGAAATATATTTGTAAAGATTTCGCCAGTATTGATCTGGCTATTCTTCAGTACTTTCAAGACTGCCCTCAACAAAAATTTACCCAGGGCTGTATAGCTATTGCGTGTCCCGTTTTAGGCGACCAGGTGGCGATGACTAACCATAGTTGGGTGTTTTCTCAGCAGGCGCTAAAACAGCAACTGAAACTCCACGAATTATTTGTTATCAATGATTTTACCGCTGTTGCGCATTCGCTGCCGGTGCTTTCTGAAGAACAAGTAATCCAAATAGGAGAGGGGACAGCAAAAGCCGGTGGTAACATTGCTGTATTTGGGCCTGGCACTGGTCTTGGCGTTGAACACATTACCACCACGTCTAGCGGCTGGAAGACCCTGGACGGGGAAGGCGGACACATTGATTTTGCACCGGTAGATGAAACCGACATCATTATTTGGCGCTATTTACAAAACCATTATGGTCGCGCCTCGGCAGAGGAAGTGATGTCAGGGCGCGGTATTATGAATATTTATCGTGCACTTGCCGAACATCGGGGTGTTGCTGCTACGCTGACAGAACCCGCTCAGGTTACGTCTCAGGCGCTTGATGGTTCTTGCGATATCTGTGAAGTCACCCTTACTCAGTTTTGCCGCATTATGGGCAGCTTTGCGGGCAATCTTGCGTTAAATATGGCGACCAGTGGCGGTGTATTTGTCGGTGGTGGTATCGCCAACCGGTTTGCCGATTTTCTCAAGCGTAGTGACTTCCGGGCCCGTTTTGAAGCAAAAGGCCAGATGAAGCATTACGTTAAAGACATTCCTACTTATCTGATTGCAGAGCCTGACCACGGTTTGTTAGGGGCATCAGCGTATTTACAACAACATACTGCGAGTTGA
- the zwf gene encoding glucose-6-phosphate dehydrogenase — protein sequence MVMDNSFEPCDFVLFGTLGDLSRRKLLPSLYQLEKAELIHPDTTIIGVARQDISVDEYREEVKNNIEKFGEKSVCEVTWERLKARLHYLCVDMKDAESYRAFDECVDASRTMVCYLATPPPIYGDICRGLHSCNIIDSSVRVVLEKPIGHDLESSKDINDQVSEYFKESQIYRIDHYLGKETVLNLIALRFANSIFATNWDHNCIDHVQISVAESVGIEGRWGYFDDAGQMRDMVQNHLLQILSLVAMEPPATLDADSIRDEKLKVLKALRPINSSNISETTVRGQYSSGFVKGHEVPGYLEEEDANTRSQTETFVAIKAEIDNWRWAGVPFYLRTGKRLPTKVSEVVIYFKRQPHNLFGDSFQNLPPNKLVIRVQPDEGVEITVMNKVPGLTSSGSMDLQKSKLDLSFSEAFSQDRIPDAYEKLLLEVMLGNQALFVRRDEVEQAWKWVDSILEAWKHTNEPPEPYQAGTWGPVASIGLLARENRSWYESKVVKKK from the coding sequence ATGGTAATGGATAATTCCTTTGAACCCTGTGATTTTGTGCTTTTTGGTACATTAGGGGATCTCTCTCGACGCAAACTTCTGCCGTCACTTTATCAGCTGGAAAAAGCTGAGCTTATTCATCCGGACACCACCATTATCGGCGTTGCCCGTCAGGATATTTCTGTAGATGAATACCGCGAAGAAGTAAAAAATAACATTGAAAAGTTCGGCGAAAAGTCGGTATGTGAAGTAACGTGGGAACGTTTAAAAGCGCGTTTGCATTATCTCTGCGTGGACATGAAAGACGCTGAAAGCTATCGCGCATTCGATGAATGTGTGGACGCGTCACGAACAATGGTCTGTTATCTGGCAACTCCACCGCCCATCTACGGTGATATCTGTCGTGGCCTGCATAGTTGTAACATTATTGACAGCAGTGTTCGGGTTGTACTTGAGAAACCGATTGGCCATGATCTTGAGTCTTCTAAAGATATAAATGATCAGGTTTCAGAATATTTCAAAGAATCGCAGATTTACCGTATTGACCACTATCTTGGTAAAGAAACGGTATTGAACCTGATTGCACTGCGTTTCGCTAACTCTATTTTTGCCACCAATTGGGATCACAATTGTATTGATCACGTGCAAATCAGTGTAGCTGAGTCGGTGGGAATTGAAGGCCGCTGGGGCTATTTTGATGATGCCGGTCAAATGCGCGATATGGTACAAAATCACCTGCTGCAAATATTAAGCTTAGTTGCCATGGAGCCACCTGCGACGTTAGATGCCGACAGTATTCGTGATGAAAAACTAAAAGTGCTGAAAGCGCTGCGGCCCATTAATTCTTCTAACATTAGTGAAACCACCGTGCGCGGCCAGTATAGCTCTGGTTTCGTGAAAGGGCATGAAGTGCCTGGCTATCTTGAAGAAGAGGATGCCAATACCAGAAGCCAGACAGAAACATTTGTTGCTATTAAGGCAGAGATCGACAACTGGCGATGGGCTGGAGTCCCATTTTATTTAAGAACAGGTAAACGACTTCCCACCAAAGTGAGTGAAGTGGTGATTTATTTCAAACGGCAGCCTCACAATCTGTTCGGCGACAGCTTCCAGAATCTGCCACCGAATAAGCTGGTTATTCGTGTTCAGCCGGATGAAGGTGTCGAAATTACGGTTATGAACAAAGTGCCGGGCTTGACAAGTTCTGGCTCCATGGACTTACAAAAGTCCAAACTGGATTTGAGTTTTTCTGAAGCATTTTCTCAGGATCGCATTCCTGACGCTTACGAAAAGCTGTTGTTGGAAGTTATGCTGGGGAATCAGGCGCTGTTTGTGCGACGCGACGAAGTTGAACAGGCTTGGAAGTGGGTCGATTCAATTTTGGAAGCGTGGAAGCATACCAATGAGCCGCCTGAACCGTATCAAGCAGGTACGTGGGGGCCGGTTGCATCAATAGGCTTATTGGCTCGTGAAAACCGCAGTTGGTATGAAAGCAAAGTTGTGAAGAAGAAATAA
- a CDS encoding MurR/RpiR family transcriptional regulator, with product MNILEKITQNKAAFSKSERKVAEVILANPQTAIHSSIATLAKMSDVSEPTVNRFCRRLDTKGFPDFKLHLAQSLANGTPYVNRHVDENDTPEEYTTKIFESTMASLEVARQSVNVNTVNRVVDLLTQAQKISFFGLGASASVAHDALNKFFRFNVPVIYFEDILMQRMSCMNCAEGDVVVLISHTGRTKSLVEIAQIARMNDATVVGITSADSPLSKECNFVLSLEVPEDTDMYMPMASRIAQLTLIDVLATGFTLRRGNKFRENLKRVKDTLRGSRYDKRE from the coding sequence ATGAATATACTTGAGAAAATTACCCAAAACAAAGCCGCGTTCAGTAAGTCCGAACGCAAAGTTGCCGAAGTGATCCTGGCCAACCCCCAAACCGCAATTCATTCGAGTATAGCAACACTGGCGAAAATGTCTGATGTTAGCGAACCCACCGTCAACCGGTTTTGCAGAAGACTGGATACGAAAGGCTTTCCTGATTTTAAACTTCATCTGGCACAGAGCCTCGCAAATGGGACGCCATATGTAAACCGTCATGTTGATGAAAATGATACTCCTGAGGAATACACCACCAAAATTTTTGAGTCTACTATGGCGTCGCTGGAAGTGGCTCGTCAATCGGTTAACGTAAATACAGTAAATCGAGTCGTAGATTTGCTCACTCAGGCGCAAAAAATTTCTTTCTTCGGTTTAGGGGCTTCTGCCTCAGTCGCCCACGATGCGCTAAATAAATTTTTCCGATTCAACGTGCCGGTTATTTATTTTGAAGATATTCTTATGCAACGTATGAGTTGCATGAATTGCGCCGAGGGCGATGTGGTTGTGTTAATTTCTCATACTGGCAGAACCAAGAGCCTGGTGGAAATAGCCCAGATTGCGCGAATGAATGACGCAACCGTGGTGGGAATCACCTCTGCTGACAGTCCCCTTTCTAAAGAATGTAACTTTGTGCTTTCTCTGGAAGTGCCAGAAGATACCGACATGTACATGCCTATGGCGTCTCGTATCGCTCAACTTACGTTAATAGACGTGTTGGCTACAGGTTTCACCTTAAGACGCGGCAATAAGTTCAGAGAAAACCTTAAACGTGTAAAAGACACCTTGCGCGGTTCGCGGTATGACAAAAGAGAATAG
- the gap gene encoding type I glyceraldehyde-3-phosphate dehydrogenase — protein sequence MTIRIGINGFGRIGRLVMRAAMKRADVEVVAINDLLDTDYIAYLLKYDSTHGIFDGDIKVDNNQLIVNGKSIRVTAEKNPSDLAWGDVNVDVVVESTGLFLTQETAAKHLEAGAKKVVMSAPSKDDTPMFVMGVNHDSYNGQTIVSNASCTTNCLAPLAKVLNDNFGIVDGLMTTVHATTATQKTVDGPSHKDWRGGRGASQNIIPSSTGAAKAVGKVIPELNGKLTGMAFRVPTPNVSVVDLTVNLAKPTSYEEICAAMKAASEGELKGIMGYTEDAVVSTDFLGDSQTSIFDATAGIALTDTFVKVVSWYDNEWGYSNKVLDLVEHIAK from the coding sequence ATGACAATACGCATTGGTATTAATGGCTTCGGACGCATTGGACGTCTGGTAATGCGCGCCGCAATGAAACGCGCTGATGTTGAAGTAGTTGCAATTAACGACCTGCTTGACACGGATTATATTGCCTATTTGTTAAAATACGACTCGACTCATGGAATCTTTGACGGTGATATTAAGGTTGACAATAATCAACTAATTGTCAATGGCAAAAGTATTCGAGTGACAGCTGAAAAGAATCCTTCTGATCTTGCCTGGGGCGATGTAAATGTAGATGTAGTGGTTGAATCTACTGGCTTGTTCCTCACCCAGGAAACAGCAGCAAAGCACTTGGAAGCAGGCGCTAAAAAAGTTGTAATGTCCGCACCATCAAAAGATGATACCCCGATGTTCGTTATGGGTGTTAATCACGACAGCTATAATGGTCAGACAATAGTTTCAAACGCCTCGTGCACCACGAACTGTCTTGCACCTTTGGCGAAAGTTCTTAACGACAATTTTGGCATCGTAGATGGACTCATGACTACTGTTCATGCGACAACGGCTACGCAAAAAACCGTAGATGGCCCTTCTCATAAAGATTGGCGTGGTGGACGTGGCGCTAGCCAAAACATAATACCTTCTTCTACTGGTGCGGCGAAAGCCGTAGGTAAAGTTATTCCTGAATTAAACGGTAAGCTTACAGGTATGGCTTTCCGTGTACCTACGCCTAATGTTTCTGTTGTTGATTTAACCGTAAACCTGGCTAAACCTACCAGCTACGAAGAAATTTGTGCAGCAATGAAAGCGGCATCAGAAGGCGAATTAAAAGGGATCATGGGATATACCGAAGACGCTGTTGTCTCTACTGATTTCCTCGGAGATTCACAAACATCAATTTTTGATGCAACAGCAGGTATCGCATTAACTGATACTTTTGTAAAAGTTGTTTCCTGGTATGACAACGAATGGGGCTATTCCAATAAAGTTCTGGATTTGGTTGAACATATCGCCAAATAG
- a CDS encoding D-hexose-6-phosphate mutarotase, producing MSIAKSITVNESAGITFLEVDNAYATGKISLYGGHVLSFIPKSDQKERLWLSPHAYLNGERPIRGGIPICWPWFSDDHGKEKGTLPSHGFLRSQVWQLQQSEDLDDATRILLTPSFSRGDGFEYDCQVTLELLVGATLEVTLHTKNTGVIPFVFNTALHTYFEVPDIGNTSLTGIHGNYKDKTDNWAVKATPMPYTISGETDRIHLTAIPEVIINDSDTPLTSVSSSGHDSVVVWNPWQGAASISDMDAFGFKHMLCVETAFTQGCEVAPGDTHSITQIISPA from the coding sequence ATGTCCATCGCAAAGAGTATTACGGTTAACGAGTCAGCCGGTATCACCTTTTTAGAAGTAGATAATGCCTATGCGACCGGCAAAATCAGCCTCTATGGAGGCCATGTTCTTTCGTTTATTCCTAAAAGCGACCAAAAGGAGCGCCTTTGGCTCAGTCCGCACGCATACCTTAATGGTGAACGCCCTATTCGCGGAGGAATTCCCATATGCTGGCCATGGTTTAGCGACGATCATGGAAAGGAAAAGGGCACCCTCCCCTCCCACGGTTTTCTTCGCTCGCAAGTGTGGCAATTACAACAGTCTGAAGACTTAGATGACGCCACAAGAATCCTGTTAACACCTTCCTTCAGCCGCGGTGATGGCTTTGAATATGATTGTCAGGTGACACTTGAACTGCTGGTTGGCGCAACGTTAGAAGTCACCTTACATACAAAAAATACCGGCGTAATCCCTTTTGTATTTAATACAGCATTACACACCTATTTTGAAGTGCCAGATATCGGCAATACTTCATTAACCGGTATCCATGGAAATTATAAAGATAAGACGGATAACTGGGCAGTAAAAGCCACTCCGATGCCTTACACCATCAGCGGAGAAACTGATCGCATTCACTTAACGGCCATTCCGGAAGTGATAATCAACGATAGCGACACGCCATTAACGTCTGTGTCATCGTCAGGACATGATTCTGTGGTAGTTTGGAATCCATGGCAAGGTGCTGCGTCAATTTCGGATATGGACGCATTTGGCTTTAAACACATGCTCTGCGTCGAAACTGCTTTCACTCAGGGTTGTGAAGTTGCGCCAGGCGACACCCACTCTATCACCCAGATTATTTCTCCCGCCTGA
- the pgl gene encoding 6-phosphogluconolactonase: protein MALITKNFDNAEALTQSFAKELIAILSDGIAKRGRASLVVSGGRTPLALFKKLSEADVQWDQVDITLADERWVDESHDASNTALVKENLIQNKAKAAHFIPLKTDDADANDGLNEVQSRLANIVQPFDALILGMGEDGHTASLFPCSEQIEEGLNMSSGMICVAVTPKTAPHQRISLTLPALLNSRNIFLHLTGESKKAVLTEALDGATEVQKPVTAVINRAPVTLMWAP, encoded by the coding sequence ATGGCACTTATAACCAAAAATTTTGATAACGCAGAAGCGTTGACCCAGAGCTTTGCAAAAGAGCTGATTGCCATTCTTTCAGATGGAATCGCGAAGCGCGGTCGAGCCAGTCTCGTTGTTAGTGGTGGACGTACACCCTTGGCTTTATTTAAAAAGCTAAGTGAAGCAGATGTGCAGTGGGATCAGGTCGATATTACCCTGGCCGATGAACGCTGGGTAGATGAAAGCCATGACGCTAGTAACACTGCTCTGGTAAAAGAAAATCTTATCCAGAACAAAGCTAAGGCTGCGCACTTTATACCGCTGAAAACCGATGATGCTGATGCAAATGATGGCTTAAATGAAGTGCAATCTCGCCTTGCCAACATAGTACAGCCTTTTGATGCGCTGATTTTAGGCATGGGTGAGGACGGGCATACCGCTTCGCTGTTTCCTTGTTCAGAACAGATCGAGGAAGGGCTGAACATGTCCAGCGGCATGATTTGTGTCGCTGTTACGCCAAAAACCGCACCTCACCAGCGCATCTCTCTTACGTTACCGGCACTGTTAAACAGCCGGAACATCTTTTTACACCTGACAGGCGAAAGCAAAAAAGCAGTATTGACCGAAGCCTTAGACGGTGCCACCGAGGTGCAAAAACCCGTCACAGCAGTGATAAACCGGGCACCGGTTACGCTGATGTGGGCGCCATAG
- the malQ gene encoding 4-alpha-glucanotransferase, translating into MTNHVLQKLVEMRGIETHYVDAWGKPTTISEASKAKLLNVLGYDTSSEEAIQAQLTQEAKDIWQSPLNPVQVNRETDNIQFTVRLPIELVNDNYTVIVTDESGQEFRHSFIPVDQQLISAAQFDEVEYQEYAVAFPHQLPLGYHNFALHVDGDAQSLADMRLIVAPQACYTPKAIEQGKKIWGLSVQLYCLRSESNWGVGDFSDLAKLIRKSADVGAEFIGLNPIHSLYPANPEACSPYGPSSRRWLNYLYLDVSAIEGFRDDSVQRIVNDDDFQRKLQHVREVEYIDYTGVAELKLKALAAVFEVYNHQFLSKNTKENRAFKKFVDEGGESLDMLAVYDVLQEKLKSEEKPSWGWPVFPDNVKEYHKPDVAKFKKANSKRVKFYQFLQWQAALQLAQASKVADDAGMAIGLYRDLAVGVSEGSAEIWGNKDLYCVNASVGAPPDVLGPLGQNWGLPPMDPHKLYEQRYQPIIDLFSSNMASSGALRIDHVMALLRLWWVVKGDHARDGGYVYYPVDDLLGILALESHRHQSLVIGEDLGTVPEEIRSKLADNGVYSYRVFFFEQAEDGGFFSPSHYPVQSMSTLTTHDMPTLIGFWHCLDLQLGKELGLYPTDEILSTLYADRHENKQAILDSLHGHHSVGDDVGRDVNHTAMSRALNIGMQTHMAGGSSALLSLQLEDWLEMDKPVNVPGTFNEYPNWRRKLSQNLEAIFDNEEISQLARTLTEKRKSASTNK; encoded by the coding sequence ATGACAAATCACGTTCTGCAAAAGCTGGTTGAGATGCGTGGCATAGAAACTCACTATGTGGACGCATGGGGCAAACCCACAACCATCTCAGAGGCAAGTAAAGCCAAATTGTTAAACGTCTTGGGTTACGACACCAGCAGCGAAGAGGCCATACAAGCGCAACTCACTCAGGAGGCCAAAGATATATGGCAATCGCCTCTGAACCCAGTACAAGTTAATCGTGAAACTGACAACATTCAATTTACGGTACGTTTACCGATTGAATTGGTTAACGACAACTATACCGTCATTGTGACTGACGAAAGTGGCCAGGAGTTCCGTCATTCTTTCATTCCCGTGGACCAACAACTTATCAGCGCTGCCCAATTTGACGAGGTTGAATATCAGGAATACGCCGTGGCGTTTCCCCATCAGTTGCCTCTGGGCTACCACAATTTCGCGCTACACGTAGACGGCGACGCTCAATCTCTCGCTGATATGCGATTAATTGTAGCACCTCAGGCGTGTTACACACCGAAAGCGATAGAACAAGGCAAAAAAATCTGGGGTCTGAGTGTCCAGTTATACTGCTTGCGAAGCGAAAGCAACTGGGGTGTTGGTGATTTTTCCGATTTGGCGAAACTAATTCGTAAGTCAGCAGATGTCGGCGCTGAGTTTATCGGATTAAATCCTATTCATTCGCTTTATCCGGCCAATCCGGAAGCCTGTAGCCCTTACGGGCCTTCTTCTCGCCGTTGGTTAAATTATCTTTATTTAGATGTCTCCGCCATTGAAGGCTTTCGTGATGATTCGGTACAACGCATTGTTAATGATGATGATTTTCAACGTAAGCTGCAGCACGTGCGTGAAGTGGAGTACATTGATTATACTGGCGTAGCTGAACTGAAATTAAAGGCGTTAGCTGCCGTTTTTGAAGTTTATAATCACCAATTTCTTTCTAAAAACACAAAAGAGAATCGCGCGTTTAAAAAATTCGTCGACGAAGGCGGAGAAAGCCTCGACATGCTGGCGGTTTATGATGTTCTGCAAGAAAAGCTGAAATCTGAAGAGAAGCCTTCGTGGGGATGGCCAGTATTTCCAGACAATGTGAAGGAATACCATAAGCCAGACGTCGCTAAGTTTAAAAAAGCCAACAGTAAACGGGTAAAGTTTTATCAGTTTTTGCAATGGCAAGCTGCGCTTCAGTTAGCGCAAGCAAGCAAGGTGGCGGATGATGCAGGTATGGCTATCGGGCTGTATCGCGATCTGGCTGTGGGTGTGAGCGAAGGAAGTGCAGAAATTTGGGGTAATAAAGATCTTTACTGTGTGAACGCGAGTGTGGGTGCTCCGCCAGATGTTCTGGGGCCGTTAGGGCAGAACTGGGGCCTCCCGCCGATGGACCCGCACAAGCTATATGAGCAGCGTTACCAGCCTATTATCGATTTATTTTCCTCTAATATGGCGTCATCAGGTGCGTTACGTATTGATCACGTCATGGCGTTACTGCGTCTATGGTGGGTAGTGAAGGGCGATCACGCCCGTGATGGCGGCTACGTGTATTACCCCGTTGATGACTTGCTTGGCATCTTGGCGTTGGAAAGCCATCGTCATCAAAGTCTGGTAATTGGCGAAGACTTGGGAACTGTGCCAGAAGAGATCCGCAGTAAGTTGGCAGACAATGGCGTTTATTCCTATCGGGTATTCTTTTTTGAGCAAGCTGAAGATGGGGGATTTTTCTCACCGTCTCACTATCCCGTACAATCAATGTCCACGCTTACCACTCATGATATGCCAACGCTAATTGGCTTCTGGCACTGTTTGGATCTGCAGTTGGGGAAAGAGCTGGGGCTATATCCGACAGACGAAATCCTGTCGACGCTGTATGCTGATCGTCATGAGAACAAGCAGGCCATACTGGATTCCTTGCACGGGCACCACTCTGTGGGGGACGACGTCGGGCGCGACGTTAATCATACTGCTATGAGTCGAGCATTAAACATCGGAATGCAAACTCATATGGCAGGAGGCTCAAGTGCTCTGCTAAGTTTGCAACTGGAAGACTGGCTGGAAATGGATAAACCTGTGAACGTTCCCGGCACCTTTAACGAGTACCCCAATTGGCGACGCAAACTCAGTCAAAACCTTGAAGCTATATTCGATAACGAGGAAATCAGCCAGTTGGCCAGGACGCTGACAGAAAAACGTAAAAGTGCGAGCACCAATAAGTAA
- the edd gene encoding phosphogluconate dehydratase, producing MNSQIAEITQRIIERSKDSRKAYLAKIDKARRQGPHRGVLSCGNLAHGFAACGTGDKTDLRSMTKANVAIVSAYNDMLSAHQPYEAYPAILKEAVKEVGSVAQFAGGVPAMCDGVTQGNPGMDLSLMSRDVIAQSTAVALSHNMFDAALMLGICDKIVPGLLMGGLSFGHLPTVFVPAGPMPSGLPNKEKARVRQAYAEGKVGREELLEAESQSYHSAGTCTFYGTANSNQLVVEIMGLHLPGASFVNPGTPLRDALTKAAAIQATRLTDLGENYMPMGHVVDEKAIVNGLVGLLATGGSTNHTMHLVAVARAAGIIINWNDFSEISNAVPLLTRIYPNGSADINHFVAAGGMALLFKELLDAGLIHNDVKTICGEGLEQYTKEPVLRDGVLEWVDGPTKSLDDQVLATVAKPFKPDGGLSVLQGNLGRAVIKTSALPEPHCHIKAPAVVFEDQFELDAAFKAGELDKDCIVVVRFQGPSAIGMPELHRLTPPLGVLQDKGYKVALVTDGRMSGASGKVPAAIHVTPEANKGGMLAKVESGDLVELDTKNGVLRLCVDDETLEKREAKPADLSHHQEGMGREMFAGMRATLTGAEEGACSLFVTQEQAL from the coding sequence ATGAATTCCCAAATTGCTGAAATTACTCAGCGTATCATTGAGCGTAGTAAAGATAGCCGTAAAGCCTATCTGGCAAAAATTGATAAAGCTCGCAGACAAGGCCCGCACCGCGGAGTGTTGTCGTGCGGGAACCTGGCCCACGGTTTTGCTGCTTGCGGCACCGGGGACAAGACTGATCTGCGCAGTATGACAAAGGCAAACGTAGCGATTGTTTCTGCCTATAACGACATGCTATCTGCACATCAACCTTATGAAGCTTATCCCGCAATTCTCAAGGAGGCCGTCAAAGAGGTAGGAAGTGTGGCGCAGTTTGCCGGCGGCGTGCCAGCAATGTGTGACGGCGTGACGCAGGGCAATCCAGGCATGGATTTGAGCCTGATGAGCCGCGATGTTATCGCCCAAAGCACGGCAGTGGCGTTATCCCATAATATGTTTGACGCCGCCTTGATGTTAGGGATATGCGATAAAATAGTGCCTGGATTATTGATGGGCGGATTATCTTTTGGCCATCTTCCAACGGTGTTTGTCCCCGCAGGTCCTATGCCTTCAGGTCTTCCCAATAAGGAAAAAGCACGAGTTCGCCAAGCTTATGCGGAAGGCAAAGTAGGCCGTGAAGAGTTGCTTGAAGCAGAATCTCAGTCCTACCATTCTGCCGGAACCTGTACGTTTTATGGAACGGCAAACTCTAATCAGTTAGTCGTTGAAATTATGGGGTTGCACTTACCTGGCGCATCGTTTGTTAATCCCGGCACGCCCTTGCGTGATGCATTAACCAAAGCGGCGGCGATTCAGGCAACACGGTTGACGGATCTAGGCGAGAATTATATGCCTATGGGTCACGTAGTGGATGAAAAAGCAATAGTTAATGGCTTGGTTGGTTTGTTAGCAACGGGTGGTTCTACTAACCATACGATGCACTTGGTCGCAGTAGCGAGAGCAGCCGGAATCATTATTAATTGGAATGATTTTTCTGAAATTTCTAATGCTGTTCCGTTATTAACCCGGATTTATCCCAATGGCTCTGCCGATATCAATCACTTTGTTGCTGCTGGCGGCATGGCGCTGTTGTTTAAAGAGCTGCTTGATGCTGGCTTAATCCATAACGACGTTAAAACGATTTGTGGTGAAGGGTTAGAACAATACACTAAAGAGCCAGTGTTGCGCGACGGTGTACTTGAATGGGTAGATGGACCAACCAAATCACTCGATGATCAGGTACTTGCTACTGTTGCAAAACCATTTAAGCCGGATGGCGGACTTAGCGTTCTGCAAGGTAATCTTGGACGTGCTGTTATTAAAACGTCTGCGTTACCGGAGCCTCATTGTCACATTAAGGCGCCGGCAGTAGTGTTTGAAGATCAATTTGAACTGGATGCCGCGTTCAAAGCGGGTGAACTTGATAAAGATTGCATCGTTGTGGTTCGTTTTCAGGGACCATCCGCTATCGGTATGCCTGAGCTTCACCGTCTGACTCCGCCGCTTGGCGTACTGCAGGATAAAGGATATAAGGTCGCTTTGGTTACTGATGGGCGTATGTCTGGAGCATCAGGGAAAGTTCCTGCTGCAATACATGTGACCCCTGAAGCCAACAAGGGCGGCATGTTAGCTAAAGTGGAAAGTGGCGATTTAGTTGAATTAGACACTAAAAATGGTGTTTTGCGTCTTTGTGTAGATGATGAGACGTTGGAAAAACGCGAGGCGAAACCTGCTGATTTGTCACATCACCAGGAAGGTATGGGGCGCGAAATGTTTGCCGGTATGCGTGCAACACTTACCGGCGCAGAAGAAGGCGCATGTTCGTTATTCGTAACGCAGGAGCAAGCGCTATGA
- a CDS encoding bifunctional 4-hydroxy-2-oxoglutarate aldolase/2-dehydro-3-deoxy-phosphogluconate aldolase, with amino-acid sequence MTTNWKLSPAEIFAAGPVVPVLVIHDVEKAVPLAKALMAGGIRVLEVTLRTPAALDVIKVIADEVPDALIGAGTVTNAQQLKSVIEAGAKFAISPGMTAELLKAGMECEIPLIPGISSTSDLMKGKDAGYTHMKFFPAEASGGIKAIKSISGPFPDVVFCPTGGIGPDNYKDYLALKNVVCVGGSWVAPDEAIANSDWNTITKLAEEAVKGSKQ; translated from the coding sequence ATGACAACGAATTGGAAACTCTCTCCAGCAGAAATTTTTGCTGCTGGTCCCGTCGTCCCGGTACTGGTTATTCATGATGTGGAGAAGGCGGTACCGCTAGCAAAAGCGCTGATGGCAGGAGGTATTAGAGTGCTGGAAGTGACATTACGTACGCCAGCCGCACTGGATGTCATTAAGGTGATCGCAGATGAAGTACCTGATGCATTGATTGGTGCGGGTACAGTGACTAACGCCCAGCAGTTAAAATCAGTCATTGAAGCGGGTGCAAAATTTGCTATTAGCCCCGGTATGACCGCTGAATTACTTAAAGCAGGAATGGAGTGTGAAATTCCTCTCATCCCAGGCATTTCATCAACGTCAGATTTAATGAAAGGAAAGGATGCAGGTTACACACACATGAAATTCTTTCCTGCAGAAGCGTCTGGCGGTATTAAAGCTATCAAATCCATTAGCGGCCCTTTTCCTGACGTAGTCTTCTGCCCGACAGGTGGGATCGGACCTGACAATTACAAAGACTATCTGGCGTTGAAAAACGTGGTTTGTGTGGGTGGATCCTGGGTAGCACCTGATGAAGCTATTGCTAATAGCGACTGGAACACTATTACTAAACTAGCGGAAGAAGCGGTTAAAGGATCAAAGCAGTAG